In the genome of Microcoleus sp. FACHB-672, one region contains:
- the uvrC gene encoding excinuclease ABC subunit UvrC, whose protein sequence is MPSTKTLPLVKDPDRLESRLKEIPGEPGVYLMRDSSDRILYIGKSKKLRSRVRSYFRDRQNLSERIAMMVQQVAEIEFIVTDTEAEALALEANLVKQHLPFFNVLLKDDKKYPYLCITWSEDYPRIFITRKRRASQAKDRYYGPYVDVRLLRNTLHIIKRIFPLRQRPQPLFKDRPCLNYDLGRCPGVCQMLISPEDYRKIVQKIAMVFQGRTQELADILKAQMEQAAEQLNFEQAARIRDQIGGLRALNADQKVSLPDDTVSRDAIALSSDAQHACVQLFQIRAGQLVGRLGFVAEVPTPPVPLSASPQIESGAILQRVLEEHYQTVEPVEIPAEILVQHELPEAEMLADWLSERKGRKVTILAPQRQLKAELIEMVERNAQHELARMQKLGDRNSQAMQDLAEIVDLADLPHRIEGYDISHIQGSNAVASQVVFIDGLPAKQHYRHYKIKNPDVKAGHSDDFASLAEVIGRRFRKYAEDPKLQRAGNPDWPDLVMIDGGKGQLSSVVAVLQEMNLLEELRVVSLAKQREEIFLPGESQPLQTEAEQPGVQLLRRLRDEAHRFAVTFHRQQRSDTLKRSRLDEIAGLGFERQKQLLAHFRSIDYIRAATPAQLAEAPGIGPRLAQQIYDYFHP, encoded by the coding sequence ATGCCATCCACCAAAACGCTGCCGCTTGTTAAAGATCCAGACCGCTTGGAAAGCCGGCTCAAGGAGATTCCGGGGGAACCCGGGGTTTATTTGATGCGAGATTCGAGTGATCGCATCCTCTACATCGGTAAATCTAAGAAATTGCGCTCTCGCGTCCGTTCCTATTTTCGTGACCGGCAGAACCTCAGCGAACGCATCGCTATGATGGTGCAGCAGGTGGCGGAAATTGAATTTATTGTCACGGATACAGAAGCCGAAGCACTTGCACTAGAAGCAAATCTTGTCAAGCAACATTTGCCCTTCTTTAACGTGTTGCTGAAAGATGACAAGAAATACCCTTATTTGTGCATTACTTGGTCAGAAGATTACCCCCGCATTTTCATTACCCGCAAGCGCAGAGCCAGTCAAGCAAAAGACCGCTACTATGGGCCTTATGTTGATGTGCGCCTGTTGCGAAACACCTTGCATATCATCAAGCGCATTTTCCCCCTGCGGCAGCGACCTCAACCGCTGTTTAAAGACCGGCCTTGTTTAAACTACGATTTGGGACGTTGTCCGGGTGTCTGTCAGATGCTGATTTCCCCGGAAGACTATCGCAAAATCGTGCAGAAAATCGCGATGGTGTTCCAAGGAAGAACGCAAGAACTTGCAGACATCTTGAAAGCGCAGATGGAACAAGCCGCAGAACAGCTTAACTTTGAGCAGGCGGCGCGAATTCGCGATCAGATTGGGGGTTTAAGAGCGCTCAATGCCGACCAAAAGGTTTCTTTGCCGGATGATACCGTGTCGCGGGATGCGATTGCTCTATCCTCTGACGCGCAACACGCCTGCGTTCAGCTCTTCCAAATTCGTGCCGGCCAGTTAGTGGGACGCTTGGGATTTGTTGCCGAAGTTCCCACTCCCCCAGTTCCCCTCTCTGCTTCGCCTCAAATCGAATCGGGAGCGATTTTACAGCGAGTGTTAGAGGAACATTATCAAACTGTAGAGCCGGTGGAAATTCCGGCTGAGATTTTGGTGCAGCATGAGTTGCCAGAAGCGGAAATGCTGGCCGATTGGTTAAGTGAACGCAAGGGTCGAAAAGTGACCATTCTTGCCCCACAGCGGCAACTGAAGGCAGAATTGATTGAGATGGTGGAGCGGAACGCTCAGCATGAATTGGCGAGGATGCAAAAGCTGGGGGATCGCAATTCCCAAGCTATGCAAGATTTAGCTGAAATTGTCGATTTGGCAGATTTGCCGCACCGCATTGAAGGTTACGATATTTCTCACATCCAAGGCTCCAATGCGGTGGCGTCCCAGGTTGTGTTTATTGATGGGTTGCCGGCAAAACAGCATTATCGGCACTACAAAATCAAGAATCCTGACGTTAAGGCCGGTCATTCAGATGACTTTGCCAGCCTTGCCGAGGTAATCGGGCGTCGTTTTCGCAAGTATGCTGAAGATCCGAAATTGCAACGGGCCGGTAATCCCGATTGGCCAGATTTGGTGATGATTGACGGCGGCAAAGGTCAACTCTCATCAGTGGTTGCGGTATTGCAGGAGATGAATTTGCTGGAAGAGTTACGAGTGGTGAGTTTAGCCAAGCAGCGAGAGGAAATTTTCTTACCCGGTGAGTCGCAGCCACTCCAAACAGAGGCAGAACAGCCGGGTGTGCAGTTGTTGCGCCGGCTGCGAGATGAAGCGCACCGCTTTGCCGTCACTTTCCACCGGCAGCAGAGAAGCGATACATTAAAGCGTTCTCGCTTAGATGAAATTGCCGGTTTAGGATTTGAGCGGCAAAAGCAACTGCTGGCGCATTTTCGCTCAATTGACTACATCCGTGCAGCCACTCCCGCACAGTTAGCTGAAGCACCTGGAATTGGGCCGCGTTTAGCTCAGCAAATTTACGATTATTTCCATCCGTGA